One Chromatiaceae bacterium genomic region harbors:
- a CDS encoding DUF499 domain-containing protein, translated as MAITNHERVGKALELLKAGLGPFVDREVRAAIAANALSMAKVRGFVEDPMLAHKGIEEWDSAALLKLMAETWNEVFRQILGFAERGLVSEIRTWRNQWAHQEPFSSDDAYRALDSAERLLSAVSAPESDEVERMKMELLRLRFDEQARGEKRKSVSQAIESGVTGNLKPWREVVMPHEDVASGRYQQAEFAADLWQVHLGEGTPEYRDPVEFFRRTYLTESLKGMLVGAVRRLAPLATAAGGDPVIQLQTNFGGGKTHSMLALYHLFSGIAPTELAGIDAVMAAAGTHAVPTARRVVLVGNKISPGNPSVKPDGTVIRTLWGELAWQLGGPPAFARVRADDEQATSPGDVLRELFNDYGPCLILVDEWVAYARQLHDQSDLPAGGFETQFTFAQVLTESAKLAKHCLLVISLPASDTSGRSHADDVEVGGTRGREALDRLRNVVGRVESSWRPASAEEGFEIVRRRLFQPLSDPAQFKDRDVVARAFADFYRNQQAEFPPECRDSDYEGRLKAAYPIHPEIFDRLYTDWSTLVKFQRTRGVLRLMAAVIHSLWEKGDRNPLILPANVSIDDPRVQSELTRYLSDNWVPVIEKDVDGPNSLPLKLDSALPNLGKLSACRRVARTIYLGSAPTTAAAHKGIEDRRVKLGCVMPGESPAVFGDALRRMASAATYLYQDGPHYWYSTQPTVTKLAEDRAEQLKREPDKVAHELEQRLRKDLMRMGDFARIHPLPQSGADVPDDLDARLVLLGIGDPYSKETNSPAELAAKSILESRGNTPRLYRNTLVFLAADRTRLQDLDEAARKYLAWVSILAEQKDLNLSPFQVTQAETQRTAADGTVTARLPETYLWLLVPGQATPQAPIVWEALRLSGTDALAVRASKKLRSDELFLTSFGASRLKMELDKIPLWQGDHVSVRQLVAYFASYLYLPRLKEPGVLLGALGAGLNLLTWTQDSFGLADSYDEAAGRYRGLRGGTLLNLSDPQGTELVVRPEVACRQLDAERAAAVPPAPGLVTGVGDGADGGRTDTVTPPRVPPSAVTPPAAAPPRRFHGTVPLDEARVGRDASRIAEEVIAHLVALVGARVTVTLEIEAEVPVGAPDRVVRTLTENCRTLKFTSHGFERD; from the coding sequence ATGGCCATCACCAACCACGAGCGGGTCGGCAAGGCCCTGGAACTGCTGAAGGCGGGTCTCGGGCCCTTTGTTGACCGGGAGGTCAGGGCGGCCATTGCCGCTAATGCCCTGTCCATGGCCAAGGTGCGGGGCTTCGTCGAGGACCCGATGCTGGCCCACAAGGGTATCGAGGAGTGGGACAGCGCGGCCCTGCTCAAGCTGATGGCGGAGACCTGGAACGAGGTCTTCCGCCAGATCCTCGGCTTTGCCGAGCGCGGGCTGGTGTCGGAGATCCGCACCTGGCGCAACCAGTGGGCCCACCAGGAGCCCTTCTCCAGCGATGACGCCTACCGTGCCCTGGATTCCGCCGAGCGCCTGCTGTCCGCCGTCTCGGCCCCCGAGTCCGATGAGGTGGAGCGGATGAAGATGGAGCTGCTGCGCCTGCGCTTCGACGAGCAGGCGCGCGGCGAGAAGCGCAAGTCGGTCAGCCAGGCGATCGAGAGCGGGGTGACGGGTAACCTCAAGCCCTGGCGCGAGGTGGTGATGCCGCATGAGGACGTGGCCAGCGGCCGCTACCAGCAGGCCGAATTCGCCGCCGACTTGTGGCAGGTGCATCTGGGCGAGGGCACGCCGGAGTACCGCGATCCCGTGGAGTTCTTCCGCCGGACCTACCTCACCGAGAGCCTCAAAGGGATGCTGGTGGGGGCCGTGCGGCGGTTGGCGCCCTTGGCCACGGCGGCCGGTGGCGATCCGGTCATCCAGTTGCAGACCAACTTCGGCGGCGGCAAGACGCATTCGATGCTGGCGCTCTATCACCTCTTCTCTGGCATCGCGCCGACCGAGCTGGCGGGCATCGATGCGGTGATGGCCGCCGCCGGGACCCATGCGGTGCCGACGGCCCGGCGCGTGGTCCTGGTGGGCAACAAGATTTCGCCCGGCAACCCGAGCGTCAAGCCGGACGGCACCGTGATCCGCACCCTCTGGGGGGAACTGGCCTGGCAACTGGGCGGCCCGCCAGCCTTCGCCCGGGTGCGGGCCGACGACGAGCAGGCCACCAGCCCCGGCGATGTGCTGCGCGAGCTGTTCAATGACTACGGCCCCTGCCTGATCCTGGTGGACGAGTGGGTGGCCTACGCCCGCCAGCTCCACGACCAGAGCGACCTGCCGGCGGGTGGCTTCGAGACCCAATTCACCTTCGCCCAGGTGCTGACCGAATCGGCCAAGTTGGCGAAGCATTGCCTGCTGGTCATCAGTCTGCCGGCCTCGGATACCTCGGGCCGGTCCCACGCGGATGACGTGGAGGTCGGCGGCACCCGCGGGCGGGAGGCCCTGGACCGGCTGCGCAACGTGGTGGGGCGGGTGGAGTCCTCCTGGCGGCCGGCCAGCGCCGAGGAAGGCTTCGAGATCGTCCGGCGCCGCCTCTTCCAGCCCCTGTCCGACCCGGCCCAGTTCAAGGATCGCGACGTGGTGGCGCGGGCCTTCGCCGACTTCTACCGGAACCAGCAGGCGGAGTTTCCGCCCGAGTGTCGCGACTCGGACTACGAGGGCCGCCTCAAGGCCGCCTATCCGATCCACCCGGAGATCTTCGACCGGCTCTATACCGACTGGTCCACCCTGGTGAAATTCCAGCGCACGCGCGGCGTCCTGCGGCTAATGGCGGCGGTTATCCATAGCCTGTGGGAGAAGGGCGACCGCAATCCGCTGATCCTGCCGGCCAATGTCTCGATCGATGATCCACGCGTGCAGTCGGAGCTGACGCGCTATCTGTCGGACAACTGGGTGCCGGTGATCGAGAAGGACGTGGACGGGCCGAATTCCTTACCGCTGAAGTTGGACAGTGCCTTGCCCAACCTGGGGAAGCTCTCGGCTTGCCGGCGGGTGGCGCGCACCATTTACCTGGGCTCGGCGCCGACCACGGCCGCCGCGCACAAGGGCATTGAGGACCGGCGGGTGAAGCTCGGGTGCGTCATGCCTGGAGAATCCCCCGCCGTGTTCGGCGATGCCCTGCGTCGCATGGCGAGCGCCGCGACTTATCTGTATCAGGACGGCCCGCACTATTGGTACTCGACTCAGCCGACCGTGACCAAGCTGGCCGAGGACCGCGCCGAGCAGTTGAAACGCGAGCCGGACAAGGTCGCGCATGAGCTGGAGCAGCGCCTGCGCAAGGATCTCATGCGCATGGGTGACTTCGCCCGTATCCACCCGCTGCCCCAGAGCGGCGCCGATGTGCCGGATGACCTGGACGCCCGCCTGGTGTTGCTGGGCATCGGGGATCCTTACAGCAAGGAGACCAACAGCCCGGCGGAGTTGGCGGCCAAATCCATCCTGGAGTCGCGCGGCAACACGCCCCGTCTCTATCGCAACACCCTGGTCTTCCTGGCGGCGGACAGGACCCGCTTACAGGACCTGGACGAGGCCGCGCGCAAGTATCTGGCCTGGGTGTCGATCCTGGCCGAACAGAAGGATCTCAACCTGTCGCCCTTTCAGGTGACCCAGGCCGAGACCCAGCGGACCGCCGCCGATGGCACCGTGACCGCCCGGCTGCCGGAGACCTATCTGTGGCTGCTGGTGCCGGGGCAGGCGACGCCCCAGGCCCCCATCGTCTGGGAGGCCCTGCGGTTGTCCGGGACCGACGCCCTGGCGGTGCGGGCCAGCAAGAAGCTGCGTTCCGACGAACTTTTTCTGACCAGCTTTGGCGCCAGCCGCCTGAAAATGGAACTGGACAAGATTCCCCTCTGGCAGGGGGATCATGTGTCCGTGCGGCAGTTGGTGGCCTATTTCGCCTCCTACCTCTACCTGCCTCGCCTCAAGGAGCCCGGCGTGCTCCTGGGAGCCCTGGGTGCTGGCCTCAATCTGCTGACCTGGACCCAGGACAGCTTCGGCCTGGCCGACAGTTACGACGAGGCCGCTGGCCGCTACCGGGGGCTGCGCGGCGGCACCCTCCTGAACCTGTCCGATCCCCAGGGCACCGAGCTGGTAGTGCGGCCCGAGGTGGCCTGCCGGCAACTGGATGCGGAGCGGGCGGCGGCCGTGCCGCCGGCGCCGGGCCTGGTGACGGGGGTGGGTGATGGCGCGGACGGAGGGCGGACTGACACCGTTACGCCGCCCCGCGTGCCTCCCTCCGCAGTCACGCCGCCGGCAGCTGCTCCGCCGAGGCGCTTTCATGGCACCGTGCCTCTGGATGAGGCCCGCGTGGGCCGGGATGCCAGCAGAATCGCCGAGGAGGTCATCGCCCATCTCGTGGCCCTGGTGGGGGCCCGGGTCACCGTGACCCTCGAAATCGAGGCGGAGGTGCCCGTCGGGGCGCCGGACCGGGTGGTGCGGACCCTGACCGAGAACTGCCGGACCCTGAAGTTCACCAGTCATGGGTTCGAGCGCGATTAG
- the nifB gene encoding nitrogenase cofactor biosynthesis protein NifB has protein sequence MLELKVASRAGVGASAEGCAASGCGGSSAGLSHLPEHIRAKVHNHPCYSEEAHHHYARMHVAVAPACNIQCHYCNRKYNCANESRPGVVSELLTPDQAVKKVLAVAATIPQMAVLGIAGPGDPLANPERTLATFRALAEQAPDIKLCVSTNGLALPDLVEDLCALNIDHVTLTINCVDPDVGALIYPWIFWKNRRIKGRKAAEILIERQQQGLEMLVARGVLVKVNSVLIPGVNDEHLKEVSRLVKAKGAFLHNVMPLIAEPEHGTFYGLMGQRGPTHDELQQLQDACAGDMAMMRHCRQCRADAVGMLGEDRGAEFSLDKIETLEIDYPQAMARRRQVHADIEAQRAAAAQPPGRGEILIAPTAIQRVRRETRPVLMAVATSGGGLINQHFGQAREFLVYEASAREVRFVGVRKVGAYCSGPDDCGELDWVLGDTLRALSGCEAVLCSRIGFEPWGQLEAAGITPNGEHALEPIEQAVASLYQEWVAAGRLAMPSPERARRRA, from the coding sequence ATGTTGGAGTTGAAGGTCGCGAGCCGCGCCGGGGTCGGTGCCTCCGCCGAGGGCTGTGCAGCGAGCGGTTGTGGCGGGTCATCCGCCGGCCTCTCCCACCTGCCGGAGCATATCCGCGCCAAGGTCCACAATCACCCCTGCTACTCGGAGGAGGCCCATCATCACTATGCCCGCATGCATGTGGCGGTGGCCCCGGCCTGCAATATTCAATGTCACTACTGTAATCGTAAGTACAACTGTGCCAACGAGTCCCGCCCCGGGGTGGTTTCGGAACTCCTGACCCCCGACCAGGCGGTGAAAAAGGTGCTGGCGGTGGCGGCCACCATTCCCCAGATGGCGGTGCTGGGCATCGCCGGCCCCGGCGATCCCCTCGCCAATCCCGAGCGCACCCTGGCCACCTTCCGGGCCCTCGCCGAGCAGGCCCCCGACATCAAGCTCTGCGTCTCGACCAATGGGCTGGCCCTGCCAGATCTGGTCGAGGATTTGTGCGCGCTCAACATCGACCACGTCACCCTCACCATCAACTGCGTGGACCCGGATGTCGGCGCCCTCATTTACCCCTGGATCTTCTGGAAGAACCGCCGGATCAAGGGCCGCAAGGCCGCCGAGATCCTGATCGAACGGCAGCAACAGGGCCTGGAGATGCTGGTGGCGCGCGGCGTCCTGGTCAAGGTCAACTCGGTGCTGATCCCCGGGGTCAACGACGAGCACCTGAAAGAGGTCTCCCGGCTGGTCAAGGCCAAGGGGGCCTTCCTGCACAACGTCATGCCCCTGATCGCGGAGCCCGAGCACGGCACCTTCTATGGCCTCATGGGCCAGCGCGGTCCGACCCACGACGAACTCCAGCAACTCCAGGATGCCTGCGCCGGCGACATGGCCATGATGCGTCACTGTCGTCAGTGCCGGGCCGACGCGGTGGGGATGCTGGGCGAGGACCGGGGGGCCGAATTCAGCCTGGACAAGATCGAGACCCTGGAGATCGATTACCCCCAGGCCATGGCGCGGCGGCGCCAGGTCCATGCCGACATCGAGGCCCAGCGCGCGGCCGCGGCCCAGCCCCCGGGCCGGGGCGAGATCCTGATCGCGCCGACCGCCATCCAGCGGGTCAGGCGGGAGACGCGCCCGGTCCTGATGGCGGTGGCGACCAGCGGCGGCGGGCTGATTAATCAGCACTTCGGCCAGGCCCGCGAGTTCCTCGTCTACGAGGCCAGTGCCCGGGAGGTGCGCTTCGTCGGCGTGCGCAAGGTGGGGGCCTATTGCAGCGGTCCCGACGACTGTGGCGAGCTGGATTGGGTCCTGGGGGATACCCTCCGCGCCCTGTCCGGCTGCGAGGCGGTGCTCTGCTCCCGGATCGGGTTTGAACCCTGGGGCCAACTGGAGGCGGCGGGCATCACCCCGAACGGCGAGCACGCCCTGGAGCCCATCGAGCAGGCGGTGGCCAGCCTGTACCAGGAATGGGTCGCAGCGGGGCGGTTGGCGATGCCCAGTCCCGAGCGGGCGCGGCGGCGCGCCTGA
- a CDS encoding FprA family A-type flavoprotein: MVTPEPVWAPAPLPANLPGAVEVAPGVHWIGAMDPTLRTFDIILRTANGTSYNAFLVRGDEGVAVVDTVKLEFAAEFFRRLESVADYAEIRVIVLNHLEPDHSGALPELMRRAPQARLYISTRATAMLKALLKPKATDRPLEYQTVGTGDEVSLGNRTLRFLHTPFLHWPDTQCTYLVEEGVLFSGDIFGCHYCDSRLFNDRVGDFRFSFDYYYAHIMRPFKAHVITALKLIEPLRLNLIAPTHGPILRDRPRRYVTHYRELSTSSLAERIGNEELSLCIFYMSAYGSTARMAEAVQAGAEEEPGVRVSLYDLAGGETAPFVDLIEEADAIVFGSPTINGDAVKPVWDLLSSLAVVNLQGKLGAAFGSFGWSGEAVRMIEDRMRGLKMRVPVAGLRIKLIPTDEELDACRDFGHGLALALLGEGAERVIEMADL, encoded by the coding sequence ATGGTTACCCCGGAACCCGTCTGGGCCCCGGCGCCGCTCCCGGCCAATCTCCCCGGCGCGGTCGAGGTCGCCCCCGGTGTCCACTGGATCGGCGCCATGGACCCGACCCTGCGCACCTTCGACATCATCCTGCGCACCGCCAACGGGACCAGCTACAACGCCTTCCTGGTGCGGGGGGATGAGGGGGTGGCCGTGGTGGATACGGTCAAGCTGGAGTTCGCGGCGGAGTTTTTTCGGCGCCTGGAGTCCGTCGCGGATTACGCGGAGATCCGGGTCATCGTGCTCAACCACCTGGAACCGGATCACAGCGGGGCGCTGCCGGAGTTGATGCGCCGCGCCCCCCAGGCGCGCCTCTATATCTCCACCCGCGCCACCGCCATGCTCAAGGCCTTGCTGAAGCCCAAGGCCACGGACCGGCCCCTGGAGTACCAGACGGTCGGCACCGGGGACGAGGTCTCTCTGGGCAACCGCACCCTGCGGTTCCTCCATACCCCCTTTCTGCACTGGCCCGATACCCAGTGCACCTATCTGGTGGAGGAGGGGGTCTTGTTCTCCGGAGATATCTTCGGTTGTCACTATTGCGACAGCCGGCTCTTTAACGATCGGGTCGGGGACTTTCGCTTTTCCTTCGACTACTACTACGCCCACATCATGCGGCCCTTCAAGGCCCATGTGATCACGGCTCTCAAGTTGATCGAGCCCCTGCGGCTCAACCTGATCGCACCGACCCATGGCCCTATCCTGCGGGACCGGCCCCGACGCTACGTCACGCACTATCGGGAGCTGTCCACTTCCAGCCTTGCCGAGCGCATCGGCAACGAGGAGCTGTCGCTGTGCATCTTCTACATGAGTGCCTACGGCAGTACCGCGCGTATGGCCGAGGCGGTGCAAGCCGGGGCGGAGGAGGAGCCCGGGGTCCGCGTCTCCCTCTATGACCTGGCGGGCGGCGAGACGGCACCCTTCGTGGATCTGATCGAGGAGGCGGATGCCATCGTCTTTGGCTCCCCCACCATCAACGGCGATGCGGTGAAACCCGTGTGGGATCTGCTGTCCTCCCTGGCGGTGGTCAATCTCCAGGGCAAGCTGGGGGCGGCCTTCGGCTCCTTCGGATGGAGCGGCGAGGCGGTCCGCATGATCGAGGATCGGATGCGGGGGCTGAAGATGCGGGTGCCGGTAGCCGGCCTGCGAATCAAGCTCATCCCCACCGACGAGGAACTCGATGCGTGTCGCGACTTCGGTCATGGGCTCGCGCTGGCCCTGCTGGGCGAGGGTGCGGAGCGGGTGATCGAGATGGCTGACCTCTGA
- a CDS encoding 2Fe-2S iron-sulfur cluster binding domain-containing protein has translation MPKARVTFDDIRQTVNVPAGTRVIEISEKIGAGIIYGCREGDCGTCMMHVLEGWNNLTEPSVLEEKVLRENMASRHDRLACQAQVLGDCKVKPA, from the coding sequence ATGCCAAAAGCCAGAGTTACCTTCGATGATATCCGTCAGACCGTCAATGTCCCGGCGGGTACCCGGGTGATCGAGATCTCCGAGAAGATCGGGGCCGGGATCATCTACGGGTGCCGCGAGGGCGATTGCGGTACCTGCATGATGCATGTCCTTGAAGGTTGGAATAATCTCACCGAGCCCTCGGTGCTTGAGGAGAAGGTTCTGCGCGAAAACATGGCGAGCCGCCACGATCGGCTGGCTTGCCAGGCCCAGGTCCTTGGCGATTGTAAGGTCAAGCCTGCTTGA
- a CDS encoding (2Fe-2S)-binding protein, protein MALVTFSSPDYKDKTVYAVAGSHTETLLKIAKEHKVPVHHDCQDGECGNCLVHVTSVDHKNQRMGGPLTDKEKTVLRELGKITPDDIERMAVDDIPTEWRLACQMIVRDEDILVAY, encoded by the coding sequence ATGGCTCTCGTGACCTTTTCGAGCCCCGATTACAAGGATAAAACGGTTTATGCCGTGGCGGGAAGCCACACCGAGACCCTGCTCAAGATCGCCAAGGAGCACAAGGTCCCGGTTCATCATGACTGTCAGGACGGTGAATGTGGCAACTGTCTGGTCCACGTCACCAGCGTGGACCATAAGAATCAGCGGATGGGCGGACCCCTCACGGATAAGGAAAAAACGGTCCTGCGCGAACTCGGCAAGATCACCCCGGACGATATCGAACGGATGGCGGTGGACGACATCCCCACCGAATGGCGTCTGGCCTGCCAGATGATCGTGCGGGATGAAGATATCCTGGTGGCCTATTGA
- a CDS encoding nitrogen fixation protein NifQ, with protein sequence MWALSSTSSLPAPRSGCQLWPEALPLAIGIDDLYARLMTQATGMGNDGAFAAMIATRGAGGGALPPWLGLERLTCLRLLDCHFPGLGSLALPLVLKGLATRGPGWRPCPDPRQAERQDLIDLMLAHRAGGSPSEVWMAAVVAAGCMGGDHLWEDLGLRRRPELTELMRRNFPTLAARNVRDMKWKRFLYKQLCEAEGIHACLAPSCEVCADYHVCFSPHH encoded by the coding sequence ATGTGGGCCTTGTCGTCTACCTCGTCCTTGCCGGCGCCCCGCTCGGGTTGCCAGCTATGGCCGGAGGCACTGCCTCTGGCGATCGGGATTGATGACCTTTATGCCCGGCTCATGACTCAGGCGACGGGGATGGGCAATGACGGGGCCTTTGCCGCCATGATCGCCACCCGGGGGGCGGGCGGGGGTGCCCTGCCGCCCTGGCTTGGCCTGGAGCGCCTGACCTGCCTGCGCCTGCTGGACTGCCATTTCCCAGGCCTGGGATCGCTGGCCCTGCCCCTGGTCCTGAAGGGATTGGCCACCCGCGGTCCCGGGTGGCGGCCGTGCCCCGACCCGCGTCAAGCGGAACGCCAGGATTTGATCGACCTCATGCTTGCGCACCGCGCCGGCGGTTCACCCTCGGAGGTCTGGATGGCCGCCGTGGTGGCGGCCGGTTGCATGGGCGGCGATCACCTCTGGGAAGACCTGGGCCTGAGAAGGCGCCCGGAATTGACCGAACTCATGCGCCGCAACTTCCCGACCCTCGCCGCCCGCAATGTCCGGGATATGAAATGGAAGCGTTTCCTCTACAAGCAATTGTGCGAGGCCGAGGGTATTCATGCCTGCCTCGCCCCGTCCTGCGAGGTGTGCGCCGATTATCATGTTTGTTTTTCACCCCATCATTGA
- the draG gene encoding ADP-ribosyl-[dinitrogen reductase] hydrolase, which produces MFVFHPIIEVARAGIPAGLSARAEGAYLGLAVGDALGATTEFMTPREIRQAHGVHRHLSGGGWLRLRRGQVTDDTEMSLALGRAILDAGRVDAGAIAESFSAWMRGKPVDIGHTVRRGIIRYRQTGQTVMPLNDQDAGNGACMRALPIALCTLGLDAAAVAEANQIQSHTTHHSPLGDAGTLTVIRMVQTSLGGGDLAELKLLAEALVDREPRYRYDHQPMENPGGYIVETLQAVFQALFGTPDFETALIDVVNRGGDADTTGAILGMIAGALYGREAIPRRWLAALDPRIRESCREQASALLRVAPKGRELGWDR; this is translated from the coding sequence ATGTTTGTTTTTCACCCCATCATTGAGGTTGCCCGCGCCGGGATTCCGGCGGGGCTGAGTGCCCGGGCCGAGGGCGCCTACCTGGGGCTGGCCGTGGGCGACGCCCTCGGCGCCACTACGGAGTTCATGACGCCCCGGGAGATTCGCCAGGCCCATGGGGTGCATCGGCATCTGAGCGGGGGCGGCTGGTTGCGGCTGCGGCGGGGCCAGGTCACGGACGACACCGAGATGAGCCTGGCCCTGGGGCGCGCCATCCTCGATGCAGGCAGGGTGGACGCAGGGGCGATCGCCGAGTCCTTCAGCGCCTGGATGCGGGGCAAGCCCGTGGATATCGGTCACACGGTACGGCGTGGCATCATCCGCTATCGCCAGACGGGACAGACGGTGATGCCGCTGAACGACCAGGATGCCGGCAATGGCGCCTGCATGCGCGCCCTGCCCATCGCCCTCTGTACCCTGGGACTGGACGCAGCCGCAGTGGCCGAGGCCAACCAGATCCAATCCCACACCACCCATCACAGCCCCCTCGGGGATGCCGGGACCCTGACCGTGATCCGCATGGTCCAGACCAGCCTGGGGGGCGGGGACCTGGCCGAGCTGAAATTATTGGCGGAGGCCCTGGTGGATCGGGAGCCAAGATACCGTTACGACCACCAGCCGATGGAAAACCCGGGCGGCTATATCGTCGAGACCCTGCAAGCGGTCTTCCAGGCGTTGTTCGGCACCCCTGACTTCGAGACCGCCCTGATCGACGTGGTCAACCGGGGCGGGGATGCGGATACCACAGGGGCCATCCTCGGCATGATCGCCGGCGCCCTTTACGGCCGGGAGGCCATCCCCAGACGTTGGCTTGCCGCCCTGGACCCCCGGATCAGGGAGTCCTGCCGGGAACAGGCCAG